The nucleotide window cttgtatcaccgTATGCATGCGCGCACAAAAGTAGACTAGGCCTATTACGCGATAGCTATACTAATCCCGTGCTTAATTGTGTAAAGCAGAAGACTGCGTTGGTTGCGCCATGTAGCTTCTGTCAAATAGCAATTTACGTGTGTGAAAAATCCCAATGCAAAGAATAAACCTGTCTAAACATAAGTAGCTGAATATGCTTATGGCAGTTTATGTATGCTACCTGTTGGAAAACACCAAACTGTCTTCACTTATGAACaaggaaaaataaacaaacaatgaaaaaaagttGGCAGTATCGGAATAATGTAATACAAGTCTGAAGACAGTTCAGAGGTAGAAACAAATTCAAAGGTTTCTCAAtttacccaatttttgcaccacatgtaggcctacttcCTTTCATGCGCTttaatatgtaggcctatgccacacacaaaaaaacgaTCCTGATTGAATGAGAGCACTCAGGCAGTCATGCGGATTGATATAACACTTTAAACAATCATCTCGTTGAATATTAAAGTGATATCCGCATTCCAAGTACATAATTACGAACTCCTGATAAAACACAGTAAAATGTGACAAAGCGGTTAGCTTGTGGGCGCGAAAAAACTTAAGTTCTACTCTTTTTTTAAACACACTGATGTGATGGTGTATTTCATCCTGACATAGTTAATGCAAAACGTATATTATCTCTCTTTATGCAACTAAAGACCGTCAGAAAATCGATTCGACTCTCGGATTTAGAAGTTGATATTGAATACTTAGAAATGCATGCCGATTTGTGAATGAGCATCAGTCATATTCCCAGGTCAGTATGAAATTACAATTCAAGGGAACTCGTATAAATGGTGTGCTACCTGGAATACGGGCGTACTGCTATCAGCTGATTCACGAATACTGCTCGCACTGCAAGTCAGAAGGCCATACAATAAACCTAAGCATGCAAACAGAACGGCTAGCGCAGTTTTCCAAGTTTGGAAAGAAGATCATTTGCATCGCACGAAattacttgtaagttgtaattaTAGATccgaccagggagttgttataaacaactccctgatctgACCAACTGAAGCCACAGGCGTTCGCAACGTGTGACACAGTAATTATATGTAAACACTGTTGCGTACGTTGGATCTGACACCAACACATATGGTACAAATTGTAGTTGAAGTGTAGGCCTATCATACTTATTGTAATTAGTTTCAGTTATTAATCACAGGAGAGCAAAGCCTACTTAGTAATCAGATATATCCATGCACTTGTCATGATTTCATAGGTCGATGTAACCTTTTCTAGCATATGTAAATAATGTAGGCGTGTAACTCTAATTTTAGCAACTGCAATTTGATAATCCTTGATTTGTACTATAACAATAGTATGCTAGGTCCTGGATAGAAACAAATAAGCATGTCAGATGTGGGTCTTTACGTTGTTATTTCTGTAACACAAAGGCAAAGTTTTGTGCTGTACATGCTGCACATATGTACAAGATACATTGACCTATGGTTGTTCACCATCAGTGGCATCATCAGTAGATTGGTCAACAAGTTCATGGCTGACATGGAGAGCAATAAGTCCACTCACAAAAAGTCTAAAAAATTTGATTATTGGTAATCAATTTTAGCCATATCATGGCATACTTTGATGAGGGTGGGGTGGGAACTGATGATCTTTTATTCTTTTAGtcatatttgatatattgtatattatatattgtataatagGATATACTTCACCAGCAGCCTTAGGAAGTGTATTGTTAGTAGATAATGCCTTGGGGGTTTGGTTATATATAAGGCTATGAagcttttaaattaaattttgcaacctccaagaaaaataaaaatgaaaattgtaagAAAACTAATAACCTTCATGCACAGTTTTGTGCACTTGACTTAAATAACAATCATTGCCAGACCTGAGTTATCCAAAGGCTCTACAATCTACCAAAGCAATCTTGCAGCTTGAATAACTTCTCAACATGTTCTTTGCATCCAGAAGTGAAAAACTGGCAAATTTACAGACACTTAAGGATGCTGGAAAGTTGGGAGAAAATGCCAGGGTTACTGTAAAGGGGCTAAATATCTAAACAAATGTGTCCCATATTATCTCCTGATAATGCAACATACAATGTGAGGTTTCACCTGTGTTATCTGCTGTGTTATCTTTGTGATTCTGAGCCTCAGtaattcttcctttttttgccCTGTAGGGATCATGCCAAGGAATTAGGAAATACAGTTCCAAGTGAACCTGTCTTTTTCCTGAAACCTACAACTGCATATCTACAGCCAGGTGCAGGTGCCATTAAGGTAAATATGAACCACAGTGGGCATTTAATTATGTTTGCCCAGTTATATTATTGGAGAGAATCACGAATAGTGTCAGTGGAGAGACATGCTTTTGATTAACTATCTTAGAATTTCCCAATTAATGCATGTATTGACAAAAttagtttaaatattcattacatGTATTTCTTGAAATcagttttgaaaattttaaaattgatgaaaaatatatacACTACGAACTGCATTACCTTTTCAGATTCCGCCAGGATGTTCCAACCTTCACTTTGAAGTCGAGTTAGGAGTGGTCATTGGTAAACAAGGCTCCAACATTCCCGAGAGCACAGCGTTGGATTTTGTCGGTGGTTATACCCTAGCTCTTGACATGACAGCCCGAGACTTGCAAGAAAAGGCAAAGAAGAAAGGTCATCCTTGGTCGATCGCTAAAGGTTTCGACACATCGTGTCCAGTCGGTCATTTCATAGCTAAGGCCGCCATTGAGGACCCTGGCAACGTTCATCTGTGGCTGAGAGTGAACGAAGAAAGTCAGCTACGTCAGGATGGCAATACCAGCAACATGATCTTTAAGATTCCAACGATCATTAGTTACATTAGCAGTTTCATGACACTAGAGGAAGGAGACTTGATATTGACCGGAACTCCGTCAGGAGTCGGACCAGTTAAATCTGGAGATGTGATAACAGCTGGCCTGGCAGAATTGGCTGAAATCAAGGTCCCTGTAGAATGATGcaatttatttatcattattaaGACCTCACCCCTGCTCAAGATATTGTAagatttgtatgtattttagatcctcctgcaagcaggaactcgctaagaagccatcattggcttatcaaagccgcaagctgaccgaagtcagtctcttagattcatatttaacgtccatgattatgaattgtcaattgtcgacaactctgtaactggacgacatacattaatcttggagtgactcgaactcggggaccttatgattgaaaggcaccggcgttaaccactgagctaacactccacaattTCCTGTCAGTAAATCTCCTACTTTATATCCATTATGTATGTTTCACTGTTAAGTCAAATTTTCATCTTACAGTAGAGCTGATCATTACCTATAGTTAGTAATATTAAAAGGTGCAAGGTGAATTATAAATGCAAACATCAAGCACAACTCTTCATGTAAGAGGTTGCATGGAAAAAGAGTGGTTGGAGAAAGAGGGAGGGGCAAGTTTCAGGCAAATGGTTTGGGGTGTCAACCAAGCAATCACACTACTCATATCAATTTTTAAAATGCCATTTAGAgtgatatattttcattcagGAGAAGACAAAACTTTCAACTGTGGTGGAATGGTGAGAGGGAAATCCATTTGCCTGTGTAGTATTACCACATCTTTCTGGAGTAATGTTAAGTGGATGAGCTAGAAGCCTGCAatataaaagtatataaaagtgggggagggagggaacaaggggggggggggagcgaggGTAACATGGTGTGGATGCTGATTTGATTACAAATGGAGTTTTCAGATTACTTCATTGAAATTcagaatattttgttattttactgATTGAACATGATTTAGTGGATCGACTTTTGTTTACCACTTGTGAAGGCTCTGAACGTTCCCGTTTTGCAAAAcattttgtgatgcgatacCGGATAAATTTATTTGCTGCATGTTGATATGAATGGCCAggatatttgaatatatatgaaggAAGAGTTGGATTGGCAGTGGGGGCACCAAAAATCCAAAAATATTCATACAAGTGCAATCAAAGGTTTCTTCAAAATGAAGATGAAAACAGACTTGCCAATCCTTAATCTAACAAATTCAGCgacgaaaaataaaaacaaattgaagtCCAAGGGAATGTAACATcaattttttattgtaaaaaTAAAACCTTTCTTCAAAGTGCCTTGTAATTATTaagagaaagaaataatgaCGACTCAAAACGaaacattttgttctttgtttataGTGTCTCAAAACTTAAGCATACCACTGTATGAATATCTGATAACATCAGGTGTTCCATGTCATTTGGAAATTGCATTTGATGAGTCCCAAAGAAATGACATTATAATGCAAATGAATCTATTTCTTTTAAAAAGCTTGTCTTCCTGCATAGATCTATACAAGTTGGCTAGCATGAGCATTTTGTAACACAGAAGAAAAAACTCCAAAATGGTGATTCCTCTTTATTGCACTAAGAAAAAGCTTAAATATTATTCCATAGGCAGTTGAGAAACTTCAACCCATAGAGATCTACAAAGAgaaatcataaaatatgaaatatcatcatcatcattaccacaATGATTGGGAAATATTTTTCCAAAAATAGAACAAATTATTTTAGGTAGAGAGTTGCTAGGAATAGCATCATTCCATGACTCTGAGTCAAGTCAATCCCTTGTTTACAGCTGAAGAGCAGTTTGGAACAGTAAACTTAACAGCAACATGTTTGTCTGTTACCATGACGATGCACTCAAACACAATTATATTGTTAGTTTCAGTGTACTGATGGCATAACTGGTGTTGACCACTTTCACAGTGATTTATCCAGTACAGGTCAAACCCACATTAACATATTAGAATTAAGGTGGGAGTTGTTCTCGTCAAACACTTTACAGCTAATCTTGAACAGAAAAACTGACCGGAGAGTCAAATAACAAGCTTGTGAAAGGAGAAATTTCTTTGGCCTTTCCCTGGAAGAGTCAAGCTTGCTCTGAAACTGGGGTGTGATCCATGGTTTATCCATGGTATGCAAAGAACTGCAGCTTCCGACTGGTAAACCTCTGTAAAGAAATTGATATACATGGAttatccaaccccccccccccctcccctcctcaacTGAGTACTGGGGTAGCTCAATATTTGTAATCCTGTGGACACTTGTTGCAAGCACTATTTTATTGCCTTTGTTCTAATGATTACCCAAGTTACCGATGTGAAGTCAGCGCATAGTTATATAATTGTCGAAATGAAATCCACATCACAGGAGATAAACATGTCATGTGTCAAAGGGTTAtagaaatttatggctagaacaggatttgAATCCTGTTCTAGCTATAAAAATTTGTTTGCTCCAAAAATAATGTTAAGTTTCTGTCAAGCTCTTTTACTTTCATGTCCTTGTGAGATCTGTGTATTtggaaacattttcttacaacATGACACATATTGCCCTTTCTACATCAAATTGGTTTCTCCCAAAGAAATTTGCAATTTTAACAAATAGTAACATATAAAGAGTGCTGATAGCTGAACCTTGATTCAATTTTAATAGGCTggtattgtttgtatatatgctaCTCCAGAACAAGGTTGGTCTATAAACTGGTACTTAATGTTtcaaattgccccccccccaccccatgaaTTTTGCTTTGTACTAAGAAGATGTAAGCCACATTTATATAATAGCAGTATAAAGAACGCCATGGATACACAAATGCATTTACCCTGCTTcaagaaaattcatgatttaGACATCAAATGATGCATCTTAAGATTATAAATTAAAGTTAAACTTATTTCTTAACACagggttgtgctaataaatgctTTTTAATGTTTCCCCTGAATGTCAATGGaggtgtgagggggggggtgggatgccCCCCTTTGCAAACATCAGTCACCTCCACTATAGCCACATGTCTTTGTGTTAGAAAGGTCCACTTGTTCTTCATCAAGTCAGGAGGTTCACTCAAACCTTAGGAAGAGATAAGATAATAAATCACCTCCCTTCACTCTGCAACAGTCCAAGTAGATCCTGAATAATCTTCTCACCTGAAAATGATATGATATAGAATTAACAATTTTACATTATTATAAGAACAGAAATATTTGAGGAAAAACCAGCCCATCGTGGGATGAACTGAGATGTGGTATTGTCAGGGAAGAGGTGTTGGGAGTGTATAATCAAACTGGAGTGAAACCTGGGGTTAAAAAATTTCACCTGTGTGCTCTATAATGTTTTGTCCCCCCATTCTGACAGACATTTCAGGTACCAGTAAATTTAccttaaaaatatcaaatatttaaacataCTTTTCATGGGATATGTCATTCAATGATTTTATCCTAAactaattttcaaacttttgggAGTAAAATTGACAAAGCTGGGACCTGTGTGTATGTACGTGTGAGAGAGTGAATATTACCTTTGCTTTTTCACAACTGTAAatagaaaaagaaggaaaagtaATGTATGAACACCAAATACTAACAGCCACCACAGACAGACTGGGTTATGACAAAATATTACAAGCAAAACTACCCACACTatcacaaacaaacacacacgcaccTTGAATGGACATGGTTGGATCTGCCAGTTTCCGTGACAACAGAGAATCTAACAACACTCTCAGTTCCTTGAAGATAACTGCTGTCTTAGCTGGAGCCTGAGGAGAACAAAATCGACAGTAACGAGCTTGGAAGAGTCGTACAGATTCAGTTCATTACAACAATTAAACGGTGATGATAAAAAGTCTTGTAAATTGGCAAAGTGTTACATGTCTATTCTTCTCGAATCAAGCCGATCAGACTAAAATCTGGCAAAATTTGATCTGCCGTAGTTTATAGAACGTGTACACTGCCCCACATTAcaggggtccaattgacttttGTTGTGCAGTGTGGGATCGACTTTGTCGATACCTTTTGCCTTGACAAGTAATATCAGTGATTATACTGTAGGATAAATGGCTACCTGAAATTTGATCCAATCGTCCACACAGATGAGT belongs to Apostichopus japonicus isolate 1M-3 chromosome 4, ASM3797524v1, whole genome shotgun sequence and includes:
- the LOC139966586 gene encoding uncharacterized protein; translated protein: MKLQFKGTRINGVLPGIRAYCYQLIHEYCSHCKSEGHTINLSMQTERLAQFSKFGKKIICIARNYLDHAKELGNTVPSEPVFFLKPTTAYLQPGAGAIKIPPGCSNLHFEVELGVVIGKQGSNIPESTALDFVGGYTLALDMTARDLQEKAKKKGHPWSIAKGFDTSCPVGHFIAKAAIEDPGNVHLWLRVNEESQLRQDGNTSNMIFKIPTIISYISSFMTLEEGDLILTGTPSGVGPVKSGDVITAGLAELAEIKVPVE